In Phacochoerus africanus isolate WHEZ1 chromosome 1, ROS_Pafr_v1, whole genome shotgun sequence, the following are encoded in one genomic region:
- the IRX1 gene encoding iroquois-class homeodomain protein IRX-1: MSFPQLGYPQYLSAAGPGAYGGERPGVLAAAAAAAAAASSGRPGAAELGAGAGAAAVTSVLGMYAAAGPYAGAPNYSAFLPYAADLSLFSQMGSQYELKDNPGVHPATFAAHTAPAYYPYGQFQYGDPGRPKNATRESTSTLKAWLNEHRKNPYPTKGEKIMLAIITKMTLTQVSTWFANARRRLKKENKVTWGARSKDQEDGALFGSDTEGDPEKAEDDEEIDLESIDIDKIDEHDGDQSNEDEEDKAEAPRAPPAPAALGRDQGSPLAAADALKPQDSPLGLAKEVPEPGSTRLLSPGGAAAAGGLQGAQHSKPKIWSLAETATSPDGAPKASPPPPAGHPGAHGPPTGAPLQHPAFLPSHGLYTCHIGKFSNWTNGAFLAQGSLLNVRSFLGVGAPHGPHLSAPPPPPQQQPPVTVAAGVLHSDKASARSSPSLPERDLIPRPDSPAQQLKSPFQPVRDNSLAPQEGTPRILAALPSA; the protein is encoded by the exons ATGTCCTTCCCGCAGCTGGGCTACCCGCAGTACCTGAGCGCCGCGGGGCCCGGCGCCTACGGCGGCGAGCGCCCGGGGGTGctggccgcggccgccgccgccgctgccgccgcctcgTCGGGCCGGCCCGGGGCGGCGGAGCtgggcgcgggcgcgggcgcggCCGCCGTCACCTCGGTGCTGGGCATGTACGCGGCGGCCGGACCGTACGCGGGCGCGCCCAACTACAGCGCCTTCCTGCCCTACGCCGCCGACCTCAGCCTCTTCTCGCAGATG GGTTCCCAGTATGAACTGAAGGACAACCCCGGAGTGCACCCAGCCACCTTCGCAGCCCACACGGCGCCGGCCTATTACCCCTATGGCCAGTTCCAGTACGGGGATCCCGGGCGGCCCAAGAACGCCACGCGCGAGAGCACGAGCACGCTCAAGGCCTGGCTCAACGAGCACCGCAAGAACCCCTACCCCACCAAGGGCGAGAAGATCATGCTGGCCATCATCACCAAGATGACCCTCACGCAGGTGTCCACCTGGTTCGCCAACGCGCGCCGGCGCCTCAAGAAGGAGAACAAAGTGACGTGGGGCGCGCGCAGCAAGGACCAGGAGGACGGCGCTCTCTTCGGAAGCGACACCGAGGGGGACCCCGAGAAGGCCGAGGACGACGAGGAGATCGACCTGGAGAGCATAGACATCGACAAGATCGACGAGCACGACGGCGACCAGAGCAACGAGGACGAGGAGGACAAGGCCGAGGCGCCTCGCGCGCCCCCCGCGCCCGCTGCCCTCGGCCGGGACCAGGGCTCGCCGCTGGCCGCCGCCGACGCGCTCAAGCCCCAAGACTCGCCCCTGGGCCTGGCCAAAGAGGTCCCGGAGCCCGGCAGCACGCGCCTGCTGAGTCCCGGCGGCGCCGCCGCGGCGGGCGGCCTGCAGGGCGCGCAGCACAGCAAGCCcaagatctggtccctggccgaGACGGCCACCAGCCCCGACGGCGCGCCCAAGGCCTCTCCGCCGCCGCCCGCAGGCCACCCCGGCGCCCACGGGCCCCCCACGGGCGCGCCGCTGCAACACCCCGCCTTCCTGCCCAGCCACGGACTGTACACCTGCCACATCGGCAAGTTCTCCAACTGGACCAACGGCGCGTTCCTCGCGCAGGGCTCGCTGCTCAACGTGCGCTCCTTCCTGGGCGTCGGTGCGCCCCACGGCCCGCACCTGtccgccccgccgccgccgccgcagcagcAGCCGCCGGTCACCGTGGCCGCGGGGGTGCTCCACAGCGACAAGGCCTCGGCCCgcagcagcccctccctcccag AGAGAGACCTCATCCCCAGGCCAGACTCGCCGGCCCAGCAGTTAAAGTCGCCCTTCCAGCCTGTGCGCGACAA CTCCCTGGCCCCGCAGGAGGGGACGCCGCGGATCCTAGCAGCCCTCCCGTCAGCCTGA